The following proteins are encoded in a genomic region of Leptospiraceae bacterium:
- a CDS encoding adenosylcobinamide-GDP ribazoletransferase translates to MLNFLRNEKDIFLLALSYYTRISVPKDLPYSEERLQHSTRYVAIIGWIVGVFSFVFYVIFEFLVHPSFGVFFSLLAGVWITGAFHEDGLTDTIDAFGGGWTKEDILRIMKDSRIGSFGTIGIFFLLMGKYLLLEKLASSKNTLFIFLVMILYHSLARIAPLYLANFSSYVRDEGKAKPIAKHIHWENILMATLLGFIPFFVFSWIFSFWYLAIVIPLVLLVIYLKSFFEKWIQGITGDCLGATEQIAEFLILLSITVIWKFTS, encoded by the coding sequence ATGTTGAATTTTTTACGAAATGAAAAAGACATTTTTTTATTAGCATTGTCTTATTATACTCGCATCTCTGTTCCAAAGGATCTACCCTATTCAGAAGAAAGACTCCAACACTCCACAAGATATGTAGCTATAATAGGTTGGATTGTGGGTGTGTTTTCTTTTGTTTTTTATGTGATTTTTGAGTTTTTGGTTCATCCATCGTTTGGAGTTTTCTTTTCTCTTTTAGCAGGGGTTTGGATCACGGGTGCCTTCCATGAAGATGGTCTTACTGATACAATTGATGCTTTCGGTGGTGGTTGGACAAAAGAAGACATCTTACGCATCATGAAAGACAGTAGAATTGGTTCTTTTGGCACAATTGGTATTTTTTTTCTTTTGATGGGAAAGTATTTGTTATTAGAAAAATTAGCATCATCTAAAAATACCCTTTTCATTTTCTTAGTAATGATTCTCTATCACTCTTTGGCAAGAATTGCTCCTTTGTATTTGGCAAATTTTTCTTCTTATGTTCGTGATGAAGGAAAAGCAAAACCTATAGCTAAACACATCCATTGGGAAAACATACTGATGGCTACTTTACTTGGGTTTATTCCTTTTTTCGTTTTTAGTTGGATATTTTCTTTTTGGTATCTTGCGATTGTGATTCCGTTGGTTCTTCTTGTGATTTATTTAAAATCTTTTTTTGAAAAATGGATCCAAGGAATCACGGGGGATTGTTTAGGAGCTACAGAACAAATTGCAGAATTTTTGATTTTGCTAAGCATCACTGTTATATGGAAATTCACATCATAA
- the msrA gene encoding peptide-methionine (S)-S-oxide reductase MsrA: MNQVVLDQATFGGGCFWCLDAVYRLTPGVVNVVCGYAGGDKPNPTYEEVCSGTTGHAEVVQITFDKNQISFLELLEVFWQIHDPTTRNRQGADIGTQYRSIILYHNSEQKELALSSKEKAQKLFSRPIVTEIVPLVNFYPAEDYHQNFYQKHPNYPYCVFVIQPKLEKLSHLVKTLKKS, encoded by the coding sequence ATGAATCAAGTTGTTCTAGATCAGGCTACTTTTGGTGGTGGTTGTTTTTGGTGTCTTGATGCGGTTTATCGACTTACTCCCGGAGTTGTAAATGTAGTATGTGGCTATGCTGGAGGAGATAAACCCAATCCAACATATGAAGAGGTATGCAGTGGAACCACAGGACACGCAGAGGTGGTTCAAATCACTTTTGATAAAAATCAGATTTCGTTCTTAGAACTTCTAGAAGTTTTTTGGCAAATCCATGATCCGACTACACGAAATCGACAAGGAGCTGATATCGGCACTCAATATCGTTCTATAATTCTATATCACAATTCAGAACAAAAAGAATTAGCTCTCAGCTCCAAAGAAAAGGCTCAAAAACTCTTCTCAAGACCAATTGTAACTGAGATAGTTCCTTTAGTTAACTTCTATCCAGCAGAAGATTATCATCAAAATTTTTATCAAAAACATCCCAACTATCCCTACTGTGTATTTGTGATTCAACCAAAATTGGAAAAACTTTCCCATCTTGTGAAAACTTTGAAGAAATCATGA
- a CDS encoding acyl-CoA dehydrogenase family protein, translating to MIVSNYFSDNEDLQLNFEYIVDWEILVQEYENQFEDAKKYKETKDERFATAPDSLEAAIDYYRTVLDAYGEISGKEVAPRAKAIDEKGLIFDKGKVIFPQEMIEALEIIKEAGILPYSTLRENGGLGLPASVQMMIAEIISRADASVAVCLGCVNLGETIESFGSEEQIKKWVPLMTKGEYWGAMALTEPNHGSDLQRIQTKAVKGEDGKWYITGTKRFITHGCGFADKPAIILTLARTGTPESGGKGLSFFIVDGRHVEIAKIEKKLGLHGSPTCEVVYENVPAELIGEEGKGLIKYAIQMMNGARLSVAAQALGIAEAAYRESKKYASERIQFGKPIEQIPAVKRMLENMEMEIVAMRSLLMEASKTVDMYHWRKNRMHRSKTPEREIRKDPHIYKWEKLADLFTPLSKFYNSEMANKIAYNAIQVFGGSGYIEEYDVARIYRDARITNIYEGTTQLQVVAAIGNILSGMQEKGILKEYIDSELQNFPPSEKLIQLLRLFEDIVGHYRNIEDKEIKDGFAIEVVESGARFLASLLIERSIARLNGKVSLDVIFKRKEISNKYLNESIAILSGNLQRILLLTETERKEVLTH from the coding sequence ATGATTGTAAGCAACTATTTTTCTGATAATGAAGATTTACAATTGAATTTTGAATATATCGTAGATTGGGAAATCCTAGTTCAAGAATACGAAAATCAATTTGAAGATGCTAAAAAATACAAAGAAACGAAAGATGAGCGATTTGCCACTGCCCCCGATAGTCTGGAGGCTGCGATTGATTATTACCGAACAGTATTAGATGCTTATGGTGAAATTTCAGGAAAAGAAGTAGCTCCCAGAGCAAAAGCGATTGATGAAAAAGGACTTATTTTTGACAAAGGAAAAGTAATCTTCCCTCAAGAAATGATCGAAGCATTGGAAATCATCAAAGAAGCAGGAATACTTCCCTACTCTACCCTGAGGGAAAATGGGGGTTTGGGGCTCCCTGCAAGTGTGCAAATGATGATTGCTGAAATTATATCTCGTGCTGACGCTTCCGTTGCTGTTTGTTTAGGCTGTGTGAATTTAGGAGAGACCATTGAGAGTTTTGGCTCAGAAGAACAAATCAAAAAATGGGTTCCATTAATGACGAAGGGGGAATACTGGGGAGCTATGGCACTTACAGAACCAAATCATGGCTCGGATCTACAACGCATACAAACCAAAGCCGTAAAAGGTGAAGACGGAAAATGGTATATAACAGGAACAAAACGTTTTATTACTCATGGTTGTGGTTTTGCCGACAAACCTGCTATAATACTTACTTTAGCAAGAACTGGCACACCTGAAAGTGGAGGAAAGGGTCTTTCTTTTTTTATCGTAGATGGAAGACACGTGGAGATTGCAAAGATAGAAAAAAAATTAGGTTTACATGGTTCTCCTACTTGTGAAGTGGTTTATGAGAATGTTCCTGCTGAACTCATAGGCGAAGAAGGAAAAGGGCTCATTAAATACGCTATCCAGATGATGAATGGTGCAAGATTGAGTGTAGCAGCACAGGCTTTAGGTATAGCTGAAGCTGCCTATCGAGAATCTAAAAAATACGCATCAGAACGCATCCAATTTGGAAAACCCATAGAACAAATCCCAGCCGTAAAACGAATGTTAGAAAACATGGAAATGGAAATTGTAGCGATGAGGTCCTTGCTGATGGAGGCAAGTAAGACAGTAGATATGTATCATTGGAGAAAAAATCGAATGCATCGTTCTAAAACCCCCGAAAGAGAAATCCGAAAGGACCCCCATATCTATAAATGGGAAAAATTAGCGGACTTGTTTACACCGCTTTCAAAGTTCTATAACTCAGAAATGGCAAACAAAATCGCTTACAATGCTATCCAAGTATTTGGAGGATCTGGATATATAGAAGAATATGATGTAGCCAGAATTTATCGAGATGCACGAATCACGAACATCTACGAAGGTACCACACAATTACAAGTTGTAGCTGCAATTGGAAATATCCTTTCTGGTATGCAAGAAAAAGGAATACTCAAAGAATATATTGATAGTGAATTACAAAATTTTCCTCCATCAGAAAAACTTATTCAATTATTAAGACTATTCGAAGATATTGTAGGACATTATCGTAATATCGAAGACAAAGAAATCAAAGATGGTTTTGCGATTGAGGTGGTTGAATCAGGAGCTCGATTTTTAGCTTCTTTGTTAATTGAAAGATCCATTGCCAGATTAAATGGAAAAGTAAGTTTAGACGTCATATTCAAAAGAAAAGAAATTTCTAACAAATACCTAAATGAAAGCATAGCCATCTTGAGTGGTAATTTGCAAAGAATTCTACTCTTAACAGAAACAGAAAGAAAAGAAGTTTTGACTCACTAA
- a CDS encoding methyl-accepting chemotaxis protein, which produces MNQEKENLSFFKSKRSGLIKQIYLLEIFSHVFFVPLYIISAYFILDIETEFLYVFIITTFTIATLIVLYSMFNAYSFHKKYFWIIIEALENPNKCSQEEVEICLKKLFQLPIYSTLNLIVRVTIGIIVFFVVFLFLDYDLYKLISTTTLFFFYMTLWAISYYTIIERNVLKFTNDPFFINNLLVNIQTNVLSKFKNILFFIILISFFLALSISSFAGLQLGENNIKRTFREDFLIKNHEMNYHIQNYMDRLEKVIMLIEESKGFKNFLVSSKEKALQEELNQIFTSTFFSIENYYILNWDFSSILFSYKPETNLDFALLEKLKQPTNKLEYFHLNNKDDLFFFFRTFDDHYHVFQIKLSFLNQKHFSQNENIIIVMLDKEFNILDSTEESLKNKNLKNLINFNKAVSYLTEITIDYFYFKEKIYEFTMLKSNDVIFYGILFDKDNTYKKLYLFIILIGSILFLVGIIISLYLYNIIKYKTKRVQNIYIALDEIANGQLQEKQLQITNDEFGLISLKIKRLRNSFRTIIEKVNTLLENLFEVSKEFQKLTKEQLENTDLESTAIEEMSSTTIEISTSMDNITNFTIEQDALIQNLKKNIHALSDVIKETKLSFLEIQEKMRKTNEIKEENEKEIQKILSYINQIQETSGKIHQVTNIVKDIADQISLLSLNASIEAARAGEAGKGFAVVADEISKLSDKTRLSIKDIREFINTTQQNIIKINEFSNFVKDSFNKVLAEFDYIYQLFQNTQQVMNRQEMVNLGVLNQIQAVAKRSQEIKNNIYEKKIAIDEITKNLASIIKIITQTSEHSKTIHETTKLVHKEFNELSNAINFFKL; this is translated from the coding sequence ATGAATCAAGAAAAAGAAAACTTATCCTTCTTCAAATCAAAACGTTCAGGGTTAATTAAACAAATCTACTTATTGGAAATATTTAGTCATGTTTTTTTCGTTCCTCTATATATAATCTCTGCATACTTTATTTTAGATATTGAAACTGAATTCTTGTATGTTTTCATCATTACTACATTCACAATTGCCACTTTGATTGTGCTATATTCAATGTTTAATGCTTATTCATTTCACAAGAAGTATTTTTGGATCATTATCGAAGCATTAGAAAACCCAAATAAATGTTCCCAAGAAGAAGTTGAAATATGTTTAAAAAAACTTTTCCAATTACCAATCTATTCCACGCTAAATCTCATTGTGAGAGTTACAATTGGCATAATCGTTTTTTTCGTTGTTTTTTTGTTTCTGGATTACGACTTATATAAACTTATATCTACAACCACTTTGTTTTTCTTTTACATGACTCTTTGGGCTATTAGTTATTATACTATTATCGAAAGAAACGTTTTGAAATTTACTAATGATCCCTTCTTCATAAACAATCTATTAGTAAATATTCAAACTAATGTATTAAGTAAATTCAAGAACATTCTTTTTTTCATAATTCTAATCTCGTTTTTTCTAGCACTTTCGATTTCTTCTTTTGCAGGTTTACAATTAGGAGAAAATAACATTAAAAGGACATTTAGAGAGGACTTTTTAATCAAAAACCATGAAATGAATTATCATATTCAAAATTACATGGATCGCTTGGAAAAAGTAATTATGTTAATCGAAGAATCGAAAGGTTTCAAAAATTTTTTAGTTTCTTCGAAAGAGAAAGCTTTACAAGAAGAATTGAATCAAATTTTTACATCCACTTTCTTTTCAATCGAAAATTATTACATTCTAAACTGGGATTTTAGTAGTATCTTATTTTCTTATAAACCAGAAACAAACCTTGACTTTGCTCTTTTAGAAAAATTAAAACAGCCAACAAATAAGCTAGAATATTTTCACTTAAATAATAAAGATGACTTGTTTTTCTTTTTTAGAACTTTTGATGATCACTATCATGTATTTCAAATAAAACTAAGCTTTCTTAATCAAAAGCACTTTTCCCAAAATGAAAATATAATAATAGTCATGCTGGATAAAGAATTCAACATTCTTGATAGCACAGAAGAAAGCTTAAAAAACAAAAATTTAAAGAACTTAATTAACTTTAATAAAGCCGTTTCTTACCTTACAGAAATAACTATTGATTACTTTTACTTCAAAGAAAAAATCTACGAATTTACTATGCTAAAATCAAATGATGTAATCTTTTATGGTATTTTATTCGATAAGGATAATACATATAAAAAATTGTATTTGTTCATCATACTTATTGGAAGTATTCTTTTTTTAGTTGGAATAATAATTTCATTATATTTATATAATATAATCAAATATAAAACAAAACGTGTACAGAACATCTACATAGCATTAGATGAAATTGCAAATGGTCAATTGCAAGAAAAACAACTTCAAATTACAAACGATGAATTTGGATTGATAAGCCTTAAGATCAAAAGACTCAGAAATAGTTTTCGTACTATTATTGAAAAAGTAAACACTCTTTTAGAAAATCTTTTTGAAGTTTCGAAGGAATTCCAAAAGCTTACAAAAGAACAACTCGAGAATACAGATTTAGAAAGTACCGCAATAGAAGAAATGTCAAGCACTACCATAGAAATTTCTACTTCAATGGACAATATAACCAATTTCACAATAGAACAAGATGCTCTAATTCAAAATCTTAAAAAAAATATTCATGCATTGAGTGATGTTATCAAAGAAACAAAACTAAGTTTCCTTGAAATCCAAGAAAAAATGAGAAAAACCAATGAAATCAAAGAAGAAAACGAAAAGGAAATACAGAAAATTCTATCATACATAAACCAAATTCAAGAAACATCAGGTAAAATTCATCAAGTAACTAATATCGTCAAAGACATAGCAGATCAAATAAGCTTGTTATCTTTAAATGCTTCAATAGAGGCTGCGAGAGCTGGAGAAGCAGGGAAAGGGTTTGCCGTCGTTGCCGATGAAATTTCAAAATTATCTGATAAAACAAGGCTCAGTATAAAGGATATTAGGGAATTCATAAACACAACTCAACAAAATATTATTAAAATTAATGAGTTCAGCAACTTCGTAAAAGATAGCTTTAATAAAGTTTTAGCCGAATTTGATTATATCTATCAATTATTTCAAAATACCCAACAAGTGATGAATAGACAGGAAATGGTGAATTTGGGGGTTTTAAATCAAATACAAGCAGTAGCAAAACGCTCACAGGAAATCAAAAACAATATCTATGAAAAGAAAATCGCCATTGATGAGATTACGAAAAATTTAGCTTCCATCATTAAAATCATAACACAAACGTCTGAACATTCAAAAACCATCCATGAAACCACAAAATTGGTTCATAAAGAATTCAATGAACTAAGTAATGCCATCAATTTCTTTAAACTATAG
- the cobC gene encoding alpha-ribazole phosphatase, protein MEIHIIRHTKTIKEKNRIYGRFDPPLADTFYQEAMQYKQILDQNYDKVFCSPLERCKRLAEFLGFRDVIYEPSLMEYSYGDWENKRWDEINPKELQHWMENYYHVAPPNGESFLGFHERVTNFINSLQKTPYDKVLLITHQGVIRSMIVLFENLPLEKFFEISIEHGKVYSYKI, encoded by the coding sequence ATGGAAATTCACATCATAAGGCATACGAAAACCATCAAAGAAAAAAACCGAATCTACGGAAGATTTGATCCTCCATTAGCTGATACTTTCTATCAAGAAGCCATGCAGTATAAACAAATTTTAGATCAAAATTACGATAAGGTTTTTTGTAGTCCCTTGGAACGTTGCAAACGATTGGCTGAATTTCTGGGTTTTCGTGATGTGATTTATGAACCGTCATTGATGGAATATTCGTATGGAGACTGGGAAAACAAACGCTGGGATGAAATCAATCCTAAAGAACTTCAACACTGGATGGAAAATTATTATCACGTTGCTCCCCCTAATGGCGAAAGTTTTCTTGGCTTTCACGAAAGAGTCACTAATTTTATCAATAGTTTACAAAAAACACCTTACGATAAAGTTTTACTCATTACTCATCAAGGAGTGATAAGAAGCATGATAGTTCTATTTGAGAATTTACCCTTAGAGAAATTTTTCGAAATCTCCATTGAACATGGAAAAGTTTACTCTTATAAAATTTGA
- a CDS encoding riboflavin synthase produces the protein MFTGIVETTGMVKKIQLSGTNKIFFIESPISHEFRIGDSVSHNGVCLTIEEIQNSEHRVTTVIETLSKTNFMFIQENSIINLERSLRLQDRLEGHFVMGHVDCMGIVWKKTFRDGSWEFQILYPDVYKNLVIPRGSIAIDGISLTISNLADQTISQKQILERFFMNQSIFLYEDYLSLFVNIIPHTYRITNVSQWKEGSLVNLEFDMLGKYLQRYLDVHNSRSDF, from the coding sequence ATGTTTACAGGAATCGTAGAGACAACAGGGATGGTCAAAAAAATTCAATTGTCTGGAACAAATAAAATCTTTTTCATTGAGTCACCGATCTCTCATGAGTTTCGGATAGGTGATAGTGTAAGTCATAACGGTGTTTGTTTGACAATTGAAGAAATTCAAAACTCCGAACATCGCGTTACTACTGTTATTGAGACTTTATCGAAAACAAACTTTATGTTCATTCAGGAAAATAGTATAATCAATTTGGAGCGATCTTTACGATTGCAAGATCGATTAGAAGGACATTTCGTTATGGGTCATGTAGATTGTATGGGGATTGTCTGGAAGAAAACCTTTCGAGATGGGAGCTGGGAATTTCAAATACTTTATCCTGATGTATATAAAAATCTCGTAATACCTCGTGGTAGTATTGCTATCGATGGAATTAGTTTGACGATTTCAAACTTGGCTGATCAAACGATTTCCCAAAAACAAATTCTAGAACGATTTTTTATGAATCAAAGTATTTTTCTTTACGAGGATTACTTATCTTTGTTTGTAAACATCATTCCTCACACCTATAGAATCACAAATGTATCACAGTGGAAAGAGGGTAGTTTGGTCAACTTGGAATTTGATATGTTAGGAAAGTATTTACAAAGGTATCTGGATGTTCATAATTCAAGAAGCGATTTTTAA
- a CDS encoding patatin-like phospholipase family protein, producing MKIANLKIGKPKIGLALGSGAARGWAHIGVIKALEENQIFPDVIAGTSSGGVVGAFYAADGLSILEDALRNFKSLKDTLLYLDFGIGSGGIVTGKRWWKKFLETYLPVRTFSELKKSFGVVAVDLLTMQEVYITEGELMPAIRSTIAVPGIVSPFEYKQFKFVDGGVLNPVPVDLARRLGADIVIAVDLDFQPEVKNPESVRDILLRSIEIMKHRIRIDNMIFTKPDIVIKPNLKDIAFFDYHKHKISISEGYRATMEQIELIKKIIKRKITFLKKTEDYHPKTFLKIAS from the coding sequence GTGAAGATTGCCAACCTCAAAATTGGAAAACCCAAGATTGGCTTAGCTTTAGGCTCTGGCGCAGCAAGGGGTTGGGCTCACATTGGTGTGATCAAAGCCTTAGAAGAAAATCAAATTTTCCCTGATGTCATTGCTGGCACTTCTTCAGGTGGTGTTGTCGGAGCATTTTACGCTGCTGATGGTCTTTCTATTTTAGAAGATGCATTAAGAAATTTTAAAAGTTTGAAGGACACTTTGCTTTATTTGGATTTCGGTATAGGATCTGGAGGAATCGTAACAGGAAAAAGGTGGTGGAAAAAATTTTTAGAAACTTATCTGCCTGTGAGAACATTTTCTGAACTAAAAAAGTCCTTTGGGGTGGTAGCAGTGGATTTACTTACTATGCAAGAAGTTTATATCACTGAAGGAGAATTGATGCCTGCCATTCGTTCAACCATTGCTGTGCCTGGAATTGTTTCTCCTTTTGAATACAAACAATTTAAATTCGTTGATGGGGGGGTTTTGAATCCTGTTCCCGTGGATTTAGCAAGGAGATTGGGTGCAGATATAGTGATCGCAGTTGATTTGGATTTTCAACCAGAAGTTAAAAATCCTGAATCCGTTAGAGATATTCTTCTTCGAAGCATTGAAATCATGAAGCATCGAATCAGAATTGATAACATGATTTTCACGAAGCCAGATATAGTAATCAAACCCAATCTAAAAGATATTGCTTTTTTTGATTATCATAAACATAAAATCTCTATTTCAGAAGGATATCGAGCCACTATGGAACAAATAGAACTCATAAAAAAGATCATCAAACGAAAGATTACATTTCTGAAAAAAACTGAAGATTATCATCCAAAAACATTTTTAAAAATCGCTTCTTGA